One Beggiatoa leptomitoformis DNA segment encodes these proteins:
- a CDS encoding lytic transglycosylase domain-containing protein: MKKRQHLFYTCCLPSVLLLFNVTLASDCIAKEIYRYTDSKGLIHFTDVPPKRNAAQTAKVKASTKTTGKAFRIYKFVDSLGIVHLTDTPKDNRYELIYEGPSNIQNLYYNQLGVTYAPKTIISKYQDYKDLVNQIAAQTQLEPELLHAVIHAESAYNPNAVSPKGAVGLMQLMPATAARYGVSDRTDPADNMAGGARYLKDLLEMFQYNKQLAIAAYNAGENAVIKYGNQIPPYKETRGYVTRVLGLYDAYRNM; the protein is encoded by the coding sequence ATGAAAAAACGACAACACTTATTTTATACTTGCTGTTTGCCTAGCGTATTGTTACTTTTTAACGTAACGCTAGCATCCGACTGTATTGCAAAAGAAATTTATCGTTATACGGATTCTAAAGGGTTGATACATTTTACTGATGTTCCCCCTAAACGTAATGCCGCACAAACTGCAAAAGTAAAAGCAAGCACCAAAACAACGGGCAAAGCCTTTCGTATTTACAAATTTGTTGACTCATTAGGCATTGTCCATCTGACGGATACACCAAAAGACAATCGTTACGAGCTGATTTATGAAGGCCCTAGCAATATTCAAAATCTGTATTATAACCAGCTAGGGGTGACTTACGCGCCAAAAACTATCATCAGTAAATATCAAGATTATAAAGATTTAGTGAATCAAATTGCTGCCCAAACACAGCTAGAACCAGAATTACTTCATGCGGTTATTCATGCAGAATCTGCTTATAACCCTAATGCGGTTTCACCAAAAGGAGCGGTAGGACTTATGCAACTCATGCCTGCAACCGCTGCACGTTATGGTGTATCTGACCGCACCGATCCAGCGGATAATATGGCGGGTGGGGCGCGCTATTTAAAAGATTTATTAGAAATGTTTCAATATAATAAGCAATTAGCAATTGCCGCCTATAACGCGGGTGAAAACGCGGTGATTAAATACGGCAACCAAATTCCGCCTTATAAAGAAACCCGTGGTTATGTCACGCGCGTATTAGGGTTGTATGATGCTTATCGCAATATGTAG
- a CDS encoding NADP-dependent oxidoreductase, whose product MNHKMHAVIIQNFGGREQLKYVELPKPAINEGEVLIQIKAAGVNPVDWKIREGWLREFIPHHFPLILGWEMAGVVAELGYSARRFKVGDEVYAYCRRPCVKQGTYAEYISLPESYLSYRPKNLTFEESAGVPLAALTAYQAIYSTAHLQEGQRLLVIGASGGVGSFAVQYGKLIGAQVIGVASGRHRHYLKQLGIEQVLDYTETPNFATRLHECLPDGVDVVFDCVGGGALYAGQTCVKKGGVLVSIVEQLPEEQKYPFDFHYVFVEPNVMQLEHICQLFEQEQLQIHIDAVYPLADVAKAHEVSELLHTRGKIVLRV is encoded by the coding sequence ATGAATCATAAAATGCACGCGGTTATTATTCAAAATTTTGGGGGACGTGAACAACTTAAGTATGTTGAATTACCTAAACCCGCTATTAATGAAGGTGAGGTTTTAATTCAGATTAAAGCGGCAGGTGTCAATCCTGTTGATTGGAAAATCCGCGAGGGCTGGTTAAGAGAATTTATTCCCCATCATTTTCCGCTTATTTTAGGCTGGGAAATGGCGGGCGTAGTGGCAGAGTTGGGTTATAGTGCGCGACGTTTTAAAGTGGGGGATGAGGTATATGCTTATTGCCGTCGCCCTTGTGTTAAACAGGGAACATACGCTGAATATATCAGCCTGCCTGAAAGCTATTTGAGCTATCGTCCGAAAAATTTAACATTTGAAGAATCCGCAGGTGTGCCACTGGCAGCATTAACGGCTTATCAGGCGATTTATAGCACCGCCCATTTACAAGAAGGACAGCGTTTATTAGTCATTGGGGCATCAGGTGGTGTGGGGTCATTTGCCGTGCAATATGGCAAGCTGATAGGTGCGCAGGTCATTGGGGTAGCGAGTGGTCGGCATCGCCATTATTTAAAGCAATTAGGGATTGAGCAAGTGTTGGATTATACTGAAACACCCAATTTCGCAACAAGATTGCATGAATGCCTACCAGATGGTGTGGATGTTGTGTTTGATTGTGTTGGTGGTGGGGCATTATATGCAGGACAAACGTGTGTCAAAAAAGGTGGTGTGCTTGTCTCTATTGTTGAACAACTTCCTGAAGAACAAAAATATCCTTTTGACTTTCACTATGTTTTTGTTGAACCCAATGTGATGCAATTAGAGCATATTTGCCAACTATTTGAACAAGAACAACTACAAATTCATATTGATGCAGTGTATCCCTTAGCCGATGTTGCCAAAGCGCATGAAGTATCTGAATTGTTACACACGCGCGGTAAAATTGTATTAAGGGTATAA
- a CDS encoding Ig-like domain-containing protein has translation MAKQVGIVTTVVDTAIKAVGADGSGRILVQGDPIYEGDTIETGKRAYIKITLTDGTLFQLGPLSKASLDKFNYQPEAHHGELETNVFIGFFRFISGKIGGDERGQHTTIKTPSATIGIRGSELDMAVNEHGDTTVLHISGLIDISPLTGDPFTVYVTGTRIEIPLTGVPFMELASPEFINGFRAFLLPLNPANTEKEELLRTTHAENKEQTVDDKNTDNANPNNATESLGRNAFTIFSPDAQIPLTGALHSSSPTETRLNHAIHTAFNLNDEALNNEGVSNNNTNITSNDALLVTVLEPLPPTPPTVDDDANQLTEDYALITPVLFSEPELIRADTELLQGSNGFVFNNQDGSFTYQPNAGFSGTDTFAYRFTSTEPFIFVEVNVSRPQVIMPNIKTGDELPIKTNAGGDLLLQPDGTVDYIPPADFHGTDSFSYLPAGQTEPVTIVLTVAAMNDAPQAVRDHYNELSDPSVLSVAEDSSLTIPASVLLANDIDVDSVDGDSLSIYQVNTIPNTLGSLGTQGAVVLNADNSISFQPTPNFNGETEFTYVVQDNAGVRSSTTVRVNVTAVNDAPLVVADTVEGAGQASITIPVTQLLSNDSDIEAQPLVIIGVDNAENGVVTLLPNGMITFTPAFNFSGGRFEYIVSDGQAENSTSRGVVTITAGNTPDTPDPTIPDPDIPVDNNISPIATNDGVLQIGSADSVLILGARLLANDSDPNGDVLTITSVNSLTGGTATLDNAGNILFSRSADFTGNASFTYTISDGRGGNASAIVSLQGDTLPVNLPPVAVTDNFSVAENSFLVIAPSALLSNDTDPEGQPLNIASFGGASNGTLTQDAIGNLIFTPTANFVGNAQFTYNVSDGVKNSTATVQIQVLPLPDEQPQALNDTFSTPHNTPLEIASNLLLNNDIPAQSGDILQVTTVSNASNGTVQLTSTGTVLFTPTADFSGLATFNYTISDTQGKTSSASVTVDVMANQMPIAVDDADSNTNTYITNQSLTLNAALLLANDSDPDGDTLQIVSVGTATHGTVALDADGNVIYTPETDYNGTDQFTYTIDDGQGATASATVSVFAENAPPVAVDDLDPTQLTTAKNQAIIIPVTTLLANDSDPDNDPLTVIALGNAVNGQVLFALDGSVSFTPDVNFVGTAGFQYSIGDGKGKFDSATVAVTVVDANSPPVATPDTIDAPFNQTVFIASADLLSNDNDPDSTDVLQITQVIDNPDDGVTVKLLNNNEIQLFVDALASNQFESVRFNYILSDGQGHNSETTVTVESNNVTHGTAVADNLRGTGGDDIILGLGGNDTFQAPTGNDIFLGGTGDDLFLFDPSTVKNAVLRGEEGQDTLKLVGSQSLDLLQNSSLPAGEGFALTGIDVIDLRSTSTSNSQLRLSVQDVLNISDNNRLMIEGNAQSFVVSNDGWTNSGVETIGTASYNRYTAGGAELLVNTDIGGQFIF, from the coding sequence ATGGCAAAGCAAGTTGGTATTGTTACAACGGTTGTGGACACGGCTATTAAAGCAGTTGGAGCGGATGGCAGTGGTCGAATACTGGTTCAAGGTGACCCTATTTATGAGGGTGATACTATTGAAACAGGTAAGCGGGCATACATTAAAATCACGCTGACTGATGGTACATTATTTCAATTAGGCCCTTTGTCTAAAGCCAGTCTTGATAAGTTTAATTATCAACCAGAAGCACATCATGGTGAATTAGAGACGAATGTTTTTATAGGATTTTTTCGGTTTATTAGCGGAAAAATTGGCGGTGATGAACGCGGGCAACATACAACGATTAAAACCCCTTCGGCCACAATTGGTATTCGTGGTAGCGAACTGGATATGGCAGTTAATGAACACGGTGATACAACCGTTTTACATATTTCAGGGTTGATTGATATTAGTCCGCTTACTGGTGATCCATTCACCGTCTATGTAACAGGTACACGGATTGAAATTCCTCTAACGGGTGTTCCATTTATGGAGTTGGCTTCTCCCGAGTTTATTAATGGATTTCGGGCATTTTTACTGCCACTCAATCCTGCAAATACTGAAAAAGAGGAGTTGCTTCGCACCACTCATGCAGAGAATAAAGAGCAAACGGTAGATGATAAAAATACAGATAACGCAAACCCCAATAATGCCACGGAAAGTTTAGGACGTAATGCGTTTACTATATTTTCGCCTGATGCACAGATACCGTTGACAGGTGCGTTACATTCTTCATCACCAACAGAAACACGGCTAAATCATGCTATTCACACCGCATTTAATCTCAATGATGAGGCTTTAAATAATGAGGGTGTAAGCAACAATAATACAAACATAACCAGTAATGATGCGTTATTAGTCACCGTGCTTGAACCATTGCCTCCAACACCACCGACTGTCGACGACGATGCTAATCAATTGACAGAAGATTACGCGCTGATTACCCCTGTTTTATTTTCTGAACCCGAGTTAATCCGTGCTGATACAGAATTATTGCAAGGTAGCAATGGCTTTGTATTTAATAATCAAGATGGTTCATTTACCTATCAACCCAATGCAGGATTTTCGGGAACAGATACCTTTGCCTATCGATTTACCAGCACAGAACCCTTTATTTTTGTGGAAGTGAACGTGTCGCGTCCACAAGTGATAATGCCGAACATCAAAACAGGTGACGAATTACCCATTAAAACCAATGCGGGGGGCGATTTATTATTACAGCCTGATGGAACAGTGGATTATATTCCCCCTGCTGATTTTCATGGCACGGATAGTTTTAGTTATTTACCCGCAGGACAGACAGAACCCGTTACCATCGTACTAACGGTTGCCGCAATGAACGACGCACCACAAGCCGTGCGTGACCACTATAATGAATTGTCTGACCCTAGCGTTTTAAGCGTTGCAGAAGATTCTAGTTTAACTATTCCCGCCAGCGTTTTATTAGCAAATGATATTGATGTAGATAGCGTAGATGGCGACAGCCTGTCTATTTATCAGGTGAACACCATCCCCAATACACTAGGGTCTTTAGGGACACAAGGGGCTGTGGTACTCAACGCGGATAACAGCATTAGCTTTCAACCAACACCTAATTTTAATGGTGAAACAGAATTTACCTATGTAGTACAAGATAATGCAGGGGTACGCAGCAGTACAACTGTTCGCGTTAATGTAACCGCTGTTAATGATGCCCCCTTAGTGGTAGCGGACACAGTAGAAGGAGCTGGACAAGCCAGCATTACGATTCCTGTTACCCAATTATTAAGTAATGATAGTGACATAGAGGCGCAACCGCTTGTAATCATCGGCGTTGATAATGCAGAAAATGGCGTTGTTACTTTGCTTCCAAATGGCATGATTACGTTTACACCCGCGTTTAACTTTAGCGGTGGACGTTTTGAATATATCGTGAGTGATGGGCAGGCAGAAAATAGCACCAGTCGGGGAGTTGTCACCATCACGGCAGGAAATACGCCAGATACCCCCGACCCAACAATTCCCGACCCTGATATACCCGTTGATAATAATATCAGTCCGATAGCGACTAATGATGGCGTGTTACAAATAGGCTCAGCCGATAGCGTTCTGATTTTAGGAGCGCGCTTGTTAGCCAATGATAGTGACCCAAACGGCGATGTTTTAACCATTACCTCCGTTAATTCATTAACAGGGGGAACGGCTACACTAGACAATGCAGGCAATATTCTGTTTAGCCGTAGCGCGGATTTTACAGGTAACGCCAGTTTTACTTATACAATAAGCGACGGACGCGGTGGCAATGCGAGTGCCATTGTGAGCTTGCAGGGTGACACGCTTCCCGTCAACCTGCCCCCTGTCGCGGTGACTGATAATTTTAGCGTCGCAGAAAATAGTTTTTTAGTCATTGCCCCCTCAGCATTATTAAGTAACGACACAGACCCTGAAGGTCAGCCATTAAATATCGCTTCGTTTGGCGGGGCGAGTAATGGCACGCTAACACAAGATGCAATAGGGAATCTCATTTTTACGCCTACCGCTAATTTTGTAGGCAATGCCCAATTTACCTATAACGTCTCGGACGGGGTAAAAAACAGCACGGCAACGGTACAAATTCAAGTGCTTCCACTGCCTGACGAGCAACCACAAGCTCTTAATGATACTTTTAGCACCCCACACAATACCCCGTTAGAAATTGCCAGCAATTTATTGTTAAATAATGATATTCCTGCGCAATCAGGCGATATTTTACAAGTCACAACAGTGAGTAATGCCAGCAACGGCACCGTGCAACTCACCAGTACTGGCACAGTCCTTTTTACACCAACGGCAGATTTTTCAGGGCTTGCAACCTTTAACTACACAATCAGCGATACGCAAGGTAAAACCAGTAGTGCGAGTGTAACGGTTGACGTGATGGCAAACCAAATGCCTATTGCAGTGGATGATGCCGACTCAAACACCAATACGTATATCACTAACCAATCCTTAACCTTGAATGCGGCATTATTATTAGCCAATGATAGCGACCCTGATGGTGATACCTTACAAATCGTAAGCGTTGGCACAGCAACCCATGGAACAGTTGCACTTGATGCCGATGGAAATGTCATCTACACCCCTGAGACGGACTACAACGGTACAGACCAATTTACTTATACAATTGACGATGGACAAGGTGCGACAGCTAGCGCGACTGTGAGCGTTTTTGCGGAAAACGCGCCGCCTGTCGCCGTAGATGATTTAGACCCAACACAACTAACGACGGCCAAAAATCAAGCTATCATTATTCCCGTTACGACATTATTAGCGAATGATAGCGACCCAGATAATGACCCATTAACCGTTATTGCGTTGGGTAATGCGGTAAATGGTCAAGTATTGTTTGCATTAGATGGCTCTGTTTCCTTCACTCCTGATGTCAACTTTGTTGGTACGGCTGGTTTTCAATACAGTATTGGCGATGGAAAAGGAAAATTTGACAGTGCAACGGTTGCCGTCACGGTGGTCGATGCAAACAGTCCACCCGTTGCCACGCCAGACACCATTGATGCGCCATTTAATCAAACGGTTTTTATCGCCAGTGCAGACCTCCTTAGCAATGACAACGACCCTGATTCCACCGATGTGCTACAAATCACTCAAGTAATTGATAATCCAGATGATGGTGTGACGGTTAAATTACTGAATAATAATGAAATTCAACTATTTGTTGATGCACTTGCTAGCAATCAATTTGAGAGTGTGCGTTTTAACTATATTCTCAGTGATGGACAAGGTCATAACAGTGAAACAACGGTAACGGTGGAAAGTAACAATGTTACTCATGGAACGGCAGTAGCCGATAATCTACGCGGTACTGGTGGAGACGATATTATTTTAGGACTGGGCGGGAATGATACTTTTCAAGCACCGACAGGTAATGATATTTTTCTGGGCGGCACAGGTGACGATTTATTTCTTTTTGACCCCAGCACCGTTAAAAATGCAGTGTTACGCGGTGAAGAAGGTCAAGACACCCTAAAATTAGTGGGGTCACAAAGTTTAGATTTATTACAAAATAGCAGCTTACCTGCGGGAGAAGGATTTGCGCTTACAGGCATTGATGTTATTGATTTACGAAGCACCAGTACCAGCAACAGCCAACTGCGCCTAAGTGTTCAAGATGTGTTAAACATTTCGGATAACAATCGATTGATGATAGAAGGCAACGCGCAAAGTTTTGTGGTTTCTAACGACGGCTGGACAAATTCAGGTGTAGAAACCATAGGAACCGCTTCATATAACCGCTATACCGCAGGCGGGGCTGAACTACTGGTTAATACTGATATTGGGGGACAATTTATATTTTAG
- a CDS encoding formylglycine-generating enzyme family protein, with product MADSVFIQELLPPVTLPPVALDGRAKTFSLRVSWSVSIEMVLIPAGEFMMGSNNGSSDEKPVKTFSLRVSPSVNIKMVLIPAGEFMMGSEKGEDNEKPVHNVKIKQPFYMGKYPVTQAQWKAVMGDNPSYWKAVMGNNPSHWKGNNLPVENVNWADCVAFCEKLSKLSGKTIRLPSEAEWEYACRAGTTTNYWWGDSIDNNRCWYNDNSGGKTHPHPVGKKVNAHTNPFGLCDMLGNVWEWCEDKWEGNYNTLRSQQAHKSNSEYWVLRGGSWGSFANGVRSAYRYGNSTYRDGIEGFRIVFFP from the coding sequence GTGGCTGATTCAGTTTTTATACAAGAGCTATTGCCACCTGTTACGTTACCGCCTGTTGCGTTAGACGGGAGGGCAAAGACTTTTTCACTTCGGGTTTCTTGGTCTGTCAGTATTGAAATGGTTTTAATACCAGCGGGTGAGTTTATGATGGGTTCGAATAATGGGTCTAGTGATGAAAAGCCTGTAAAGACTTTTTCACTTCGGGTTTCTCCGTCTGTCAATATTAAAATGGTTTTAATACCAGCAGGCGAGTTTATGATGGGGTCTGAAAAGGGTGAAGACAATGAAAAGCCTGTGCATAACGTTAAGATAAAACAGCCGTTTTATATGGGGAAATATCCAGTGACGCAAGCGCAATGGAAGGCAGTGATGGGGGATAATCCATCGTATTGGAAAGCAGTGATGGGGAATAATCCATCGCATTGGAAAGGAAACAATTTGCCAGTTGAGAATGTGAATTGGGCAGATTGTGTAGCGTTCTGCGAAAAGCTCTCAAAATTATCAGGGAAAACGATACGTTTACCTAGCGAAGCGGAATGGGAATATGCGTGTCGAGCGGGGACAACAACGAATTACTGGTGGGGCGACAGTATAGATAATAACCGTTGTTGGTATAATGATAATTCAGGGGGAAAAACACACCCACACCCTGTGGGTAAAAAAGTGAACGCGCATACGAACCCATTTGGGTTATGTGATATGTTGGGAAATGTATGGGAATGGTGTGAGGATAAATGGGAAGGGAACTATAATACGCTAAGAAGTCAGCAAGCACATAAAAGTAATAGTGAATATTGGGTTTTGCGCGGCGGCTCTTGGGGCAGCTTTGCAAATGGCGTGCGTTCTGCTTACCGCTACGGCAATTCTACTTACCGTGATGGTATCGAAGGCTTTCGTATTGTTTTCTTCCCCTAG
- the guaB gene encoding IMP dehydrogenase — protein MRIVQEALTFDDVLLLPAHSVVLPKQVALRTPLTRKIVLNIPILSAAMDTVTESRMAISIAQEGGMGIIHKNMTIEEQARQVRRVKKFESGVISDPITVTPKTSIREVLSLTRANQISGVPVVDGGILVGIVTSRDLRFETHYDSPVSSIMTPKNRLITVREGASREEVQDLLHEHRIEKVLVVNDHFQLCGMITVKDIQKATEKPFACKDEQQRLRVGAAVGTGDDTDARVAALVEAEVDVIVVDTAHGHSQGVLDRVRYVKQRYPQVQVIGGNIATGAAALALADAGADAVKVGIGPGSICTTRIVAGVGVPQITAIDNVATALQNLDIPLIADGGVRYSGDIAKALAAGAHCVMIGGLLAGTEEAPGEVELYQGRSYKSYRGMGSLGAMAQTQGSKDRYFQDDTDVEKLVPEGIEGRVPYKGSMLGVIHQLLGGLRSSMGYTGCRDLDEMRTKTEFVKVSFAGMRESHVHDVTITKEAPNYRVDN, from the coding sequence ATGCGTATTGTTCAAGAAGCTCTTACCTTTGATGATGTCTTGTTGTTACCCGCCCACTCTGTTGTGTTGCCCAAGCAAGTTGCGCTACGCACGCCACTCACGCGTAAAATTGTTCTCAATATCCCCATTTTATCCGCCGCAATGGATACCGTCACTGAATCCCGTATGGCAATTTCTATTGCACAAGAAGGTGGCATGGGAATTATTCATAAAAATATGACGATAGAAGAACAAGCACGACAAGTAAGACGTGTGAAGAAATTTGAAAGTGGTGTAATCAGTGACCCCATTACAGTGACTCCTAAAACGAGTATTCGTGAAGTTCTCTCGCTAACCCGTGCAAACCAGATTTCGGGTGTTCCTGTTGTGGATGGTGGCATCTTAGTCGGTATTGTTACCAGTCGCGATTTACGTTTTGAAACGCATTATGATAGCCCTGTTTCTAGCATCATGACTCCTAAAAATCGTCTGATTACTGTTCGTGAGGGGGCAAGCCGTGAAGAGGTGCAGGACTTATTACACGAGCATCGTATTGAAAAAGTCTTAGTCGTTAATGACCATTTTCAACTCTGCGGTATGATTACGGTTAAAGATATTCAAAAAGCCACAGAAAAACCCTTTGCTTGTAAAGATGAACAGCAACGTTTGCGGGTTGGTGCGGCTGTTGGAACAGGCGATGATACTGATGCACGAGTTGCTGCGTTGGTAGAGGCTGAAGTTGATGTTATTGTTGTAGATACAGCACATGGACATTCACAAGGTGTATTAGACCGTGTTCGTTATGTAAAACAACGTTATCCGCAAGTTCAAGTGATTGGTGGCAATATTGCGACAGGCGCGGCAGCACTTGCTTTAGCCGACGCGGGTGCAGATGCGGTTAAAGTGGGTATTGGCCCTGGGTCTATTTGTACAACCCGAATTGTTGCAGGTGTTGGCGTGCCGCAAATTACTGCTATTGATAATGTTGCGACCGCCTTACAAAATTTAGACATTCCCCTTATTGCTGATGGGGGCGTGCGTTATTCTGGTGATATAGCTAAAGCACTTGCAGCGGGCGCGCATTGCGTCATGATCGGGGGTTTATTGGCAGGCACAGAAGAAGCACCCGGTGAGGTAGAGTTGTATCAAGGACGTTCTTATAAATCCTATCGGGGTATGGGTTCATTAGGCGCAATGGCACAAACGCAAGGCTCGAAAGACCGCTATTTTCAAGATGATACTGATGTTGAAAAACTTGTTCCTGAAGGTATTGAAGGGCGTGTTCCTTACAAGGGGAGTATGTTAGGTGTTATTCATCAGTTATTAGGTGGATTGCGTTCTAGCATGGGTTATACAGGTTGTCGCGATTTAGATGAAATGCGAACAAAAACCGAATTTGTTAAAGTTTCTTTTGCAGGTATGCGTGAAAGTCATGTTCATGATGTAACGATTACCAAAGAAGCCCCTAATTATCGCGTTGATAATTAA
- a CDS encoding PHA/PHB synthase family protein codes for MLPKSLSELPIFEGYNPEALLKTMQGILDKSQKIMTHLMAQQAEKVEQGTIPNIDHDPLNIGRASQELVTHFMMNPVSLMEANLSFWQEQIKVADNVFKRTLGLETEPYIDAAKGDRRFKHEAWNTVPAFDLIKQSYLLSATWLHNTIKEIGIKEAEHANAKKIDFYTRQLIDALAPTNFVATNPEVLFLTLQTGGQNLLNGLNNFLEDLERGKGNLSIKMTDLEAFEPGKNIAVTPGKVVFQNDLMQLIQYTPSTEKVYKRPLLIVPPWINKFYILDLRENNSFVKWAVDQGHSVFVISWVNPDARLADKNFEDYMLEGPLAALGAIEQATGEKEVNAVGYCLGGTLLTSTLAYMASKNDTRIVSATLFTTLLDFKDPGELSIFIDEEQIEALEEKMDEKGYLEGSHMATTFTMLRANDLIWSFHINNYLLGKEASAFDLLYWNSDSTRMPAKMHSFYLRRMYLNNALKTPNNVVLAGQPIDLGNVKIPVCFVSAQEDHIAPWESTYAGTQLVSGEVKFILGGSGHIAGIINPPYKPKYFYYTNDKTKTIDDPKTWLKGASKHEGSWWPHWELWVDQYGGEKVDARTPGTGQLPVVENAPGSYVKVRALAG; via the coding sequence ATGCTTCCCAAATCACTCAGTGAATTGCCTATTTTTGAAGGGTATAACCCTGAAGCATTGCTAAAAACAATGCAGGGTATTTTGGATAAAAGCCAGAAAATTATGACGCATTTAATGGCTCAACAAGCAGAAAAAGTGGAGCAAGGTACAATCCCTAATATTGACCATGACCCGCTCAATATCGGTCGTGCCTCACAAGAACTTGTAACGCACTTTATGATGAATCCTGTGAGCTTGATGGAAGCAAATTTGTCCTTTTGGCAAGAACAGATTAAAGTGGCTGATAATGTTTTTAAACGTACACTTGGTTTAGAAACAGAACCTTATATTGATGCGGCTAAAGGTGACCGTCGGTTTAAACATGAAGCATGGAATACCGTCCCTGCCTTTGATTTAATTAAGCAAAGCTATTTACTTTCAGCAACATGGCTACACAATACCATTAAAGAAATCGGTATTAAAGAAGCCGAACACGCCAACGCCAAAAAGATTGATTTTTACACCCGCCAACTGATTGATGCACTTGCACCCACTAATTTTGTTGCAACCAATCCTGAAGTTTTATTTCTCACGTTACAAACGGGGGGACAAAACTTGTTAAATGGGTTAAATAATTTCCTTGAAGATTTAGAGCGCGGTAAGGGAAATTTAAGCATTAAAATGACTGATTTGGAAGCGTTTGAACCGGGTAAAAATATCGCCGTCACACCGGGTAAAGTCGTTTTTCAAAACGATTTAATGCAGCTTATCCAATACACACCCAGCACGGAAAAAGTTTACAAACGGCCTTTGTTGATTGTTCCGCCATGGATTAATAAGTTTTATATCCTTGATTTGCGTGAAAATAACTCATTTGTAAAATGGGCTGTTGACCAAGGACATTCCGTTTTTGTTATTTCTTGGGTCAATCCTGACGCACGTTTAGCGGATAAAAACTTTGAAGATTATATGCTTGAAGGTCCATTAGCCGCATTGGGTGCTATCGAGCAAGCAACTGGGGAAAAAGAAGTTAATGCCGTTGGCTATTGTTTAGGCGGTACGCTTTTAACCAGTACCTTAGCTTATATGGCAAGCAAGAATGACACACGCATTGTTAGTGCGACGCTTTTCACTACTTTGTTAGATTTTAAAGACCCCGGTGAGCTGAGTATTTTTATTGATGAAGAGCAAATCGAAGCCTTAGAAGAAAAGATGGATGAAAAAGGCTATTTAGAAGGAAGTCACATGGCAACCACGTTTACCATGTTACGTGCTAACGATTTGATTTGGTCATTCCACATTAATAATTATTTGCTGGGCAAAGAAGCCAGTGCATTTGATTTGTTATATTGGAATTCTGATTCCACCCGTATGCCAGCGAAAATGCACAGTTTTTATTTGCGCCGCATGTATTTAAATAACGCATTAAAAACGCCTAATAACGTTGTTTTAGCAGGACAACCGATTGATTTAGGAAACGTTAAAATTCCAGTTTGTTTTGTATCCGCACAAGAAGACCATATAGCCCCTTGGGAATCTACTTATGCAGGCACGCAATTAGTTTCTGGTGAGGTTAAATTTATTCTGGGTGGTTCTGGGCATATTGCAGGGATTATTAACCCGCCCTATAAACCTAAATATTTTTACTACACGAATGACAAAACCAAGACCATTGATGACCCCAAAACATGGTTAAAAGGTGCAAGCAAGCATGAAGGTTCTTGGTGGCCACATTGGGAATTATGGGTTGACCAATATGGTGGTGAGAAAGTAGATGCGCGCACCCCTGGAACAGGGCAGTTACCTGTTGTTGAAAATGCCCCCGGTAGTTATGTTAAAGTACGTGCATTAGCAGGTTAA
- a CDS encoding exopolysaccharide biosynthesis protein: MSIELKPIEKKLSITLTEIASHLPEGSLTLRQLLEEIGEQGLLIFCIFLTIPFLIPVSIPGVSTVFGALIILISIGLLTNRLPWLPEKLMQKSIPKDFLNTALEKSAHIFEKIDKFSHARLEQLTQSTTALQFNGFMLLLGGILLIFPFGFVPFSNTLPGLAILLLAVGMLQKDGYFVLAGYIMNILTIIYFTVLIGGAIMAGKELWSLFGG; this comes from the coding sequence ATGTCTATTGAACTAAAACCCATTGAAAAAAAACTGTCCATCACGCTCACCGAGATTGCCAGCCATCTACCTGAAGGCAGTTTAACGTTACGTCAATTATTAGAAGAAATTGGCGAACAAGGCTTATTAATTTTTTGTATTTTTCTGACGATTCCGTTTTTAATTCCCGTGTCTATTCCCGGTGTTAGCACGGTTTTTGGCGCATTGATTATACTGATTAGTATCGGATTACTCACCAACCGCCTACCTTGGTTGCCCGAAAAACTCATGCAAAAATCGATTCCAAAAGATTTTCTCAATACCGCCTTAGAAAAAAGCGCGCATATTTTTGAAAAAATAGATAAATTTTCTCATGCTCGCTTAGAACAATTAACCCAAAGTACAACCGCCTTACAGTTTAACGGCTTTATGCTGTTACTCGGTGGTATCCTGCTGATTTTCCCTTTTGGATTTGTTCCTTTTTCCAATACCCTACCGGGGCTTGCTATTCTTTTACTAGCCGTTGGTATGCTGCAAAAAGATGGCTATTTCGTGCTAGCTGGCTATATTATGAACATCCTGACAATTATTTATTTTACCGTGCTTATTGGTGGGGCGATTATGGCGGGTAAAGAATTATGGTCATTATTTGGCGGATAA